In Sphingobacterium sp. lm-10, one DNA window encodes the following:
- a CDS encoding TrlF family AAA-like ATPase, giving the protein MSNIGSFWGKWDLHLHSPYTNMNCQYNCGVDVFCKTIKDKDLKVIGLTNYFIIHENEYNEIVAELGSDVYVIPNIEFRTNDINGSGEYINIHVLFNPETISIKAINETLARIELNNIASSTSVYCNYDSINSIGFDKVTISIDTLISQLKKDFNSSDYLVVGVPNGYGGFHPSSKPRSVELAKKLDELSHIMFGRKEDTAFFLSTDNDRANLGFKPKPNVVCSDAHSIGNIGGKTTWIKSEPIFEGLKQILFEPKYRIDNNDAIRKPYRTIDSIKFNLPKTTVLKNLQTNTEQEFCLTELKEEIFFSPYFTCIIGGRGAGKSTIINLIAERLGEKTEFFENNKISVDGKDILKNNTEEYVTISGTNEIEFISQGKVEELSSGNKLTDLIFNERIKAVVSDYLEKEKILSSKLQLIDDSVKIISDIVSLRTDLEQRKTSLENDKKIVSSIENEKYKELSQKVNEVTAEIEKISQNKELYHDFFSQLTELCLSIDMNNNTDEYGQRLVDIINHIDAIDEITRFSDEQGIGYKTTLKAFPNTDKVLEDKKAELASLKQQIVDYFTSIGSTPDSIADVDRATSNIATVTNEIAELNKKILSKKEQLQKHNEQTSDIKEIVQQCVEIINTRLEAINNDLDITNDNVEKISFKYDFHNEKYRDRLNQAFKNHFQSYHKASLSWDNIYWCLSQIEPNEDLLNLTYEQFIEQLNKKQIDRNSLYGRVFYEIFEKKSNFAIYKQLIRLNLYNISENVQIIGFYGKSPLTSCSFGQRCTAVVVTLLMTGVKPLLIDEPEAHLDNRLIAEYLVDLIKEKKNERQIIFATHNANFVVNGDAELIHILEIPKEKVFTEIISTTIENLAHRKSLLKLEGGEEAFKKRDRKLLSGFAL; this is encoded by the coding sequence ATGAGTAATATAGGTTCTTTTTGGGGTAAGTGGGATTTACATTTACATAGTCCATACACAAATATGAATTGTCAATATAATTGTGGAGTTGACGTATTTTGCAAGACTATTAAAGACAAAGATTTAAAAGTAATTGGCTTAACCAACTATTTTATCATTCACGAAAATGAATATAACGAGATTGTAGCAGAATTGGGAAGTGACGTATATGTCATTCCAAACATTGAGTTTAGAACAAATGATATTAACGGTAGTGGGGAGTACATAAATATACACGTACTATTCAATCCTGAAACTATTTCCATTAAGGCTATAAACGAAACTTTAGCCAGAATTGAGTTAAATAATATTGCATCTTCGACATCTGTTTATTGTAACTATGATAGTATAAATTCAATTGGTTTCGATAAAGTGACCATTTCTATTGACACTTTAATATCTCAATTAAAAAAAGACTTCAACAGCTCGGATTATTTAGTTGTTGGCGTACCCAATGGTTATGGTGGTTTTCATCCAAGTAGTAAGCCAAGAAGTGTTGAATTGGCTAAAAAGTTAGACGAACTTTCACATATTATGTTTGGTCGAAAAGAAGATACCGCATTCTTTTTGAGTACAGATAACGATAGAGCTAATCTTGGGTTTAAGCCGAAACCAAATGTAGTGTGTAGTGATGCACATTCTATTGGCAATATTGGGGGTAAAACAACTTGGATAAAAAGTGAACCTATATTCGAGGGGCTGAAACAGATTTTATTTGAGCCAAAATATAGAATTGATAATAACGATGCAATTAGGAAACCTTATAGAACAATTGACAGTATCAAATTTAATCTTCCCAAAACTACTGTACTTAAAAATTTACAGACAAATACAGAGCAAGAATTTTGTTTGACCGAACTAAAAGAAGAAATATTTTTTAGTCCCTATTTCACTTGTATTATTGGCGGTCGTGGTGCAGGGAAAAGCACAATCATAAATCTTATAGCAGAACGGTTGGGCGAAAAAACAGAATTTTTCGAAAACAATAAAATATCAGTTGACGGAAAAGACATTCTTAAAAACAACACTGAAGAATACGTTACGATTTCGGGGACAAATGAAATAGAATTTATTAGTCAGGGCAAAGTGGAAGAACTTTCATCAGGCAACAAACTCACAGATTTAATTTTCAACGAACGTATTAAAGCAGTTGTAAGTGACTATTTAGAAAAAGAAAAAATACTTAGTTCAAAACTTCAACTGATAGATGATAGCGTTAAAATAATATCAGATATTGTATCATTAAGAACGGATTTAGAACAAAGGAAAACATCTTTAGAAAACGATAAAAAAATTGTTTCTTCAATAGAGAATGAGAAATATAAAGAACTATCACAAAAAGTAAATGAAGTAACTGCCGAAATTGAAAAAATAAGCCAAAATAAAGAGTTGTATCATGATTTCTTTTCACAACTAACAGAATTGTGCTTGTCAATAGACATGAACAATAATACTGATGAATATGGACAAAGATTGGTTGATATAATAAACCACATTGATGCTATTGATGAAATAACACGTTTTAGTGATGAACAAGGAATAGGCTATAAAACAACCCTAAAAGCTTTTCCAAACACAGATAAAGTTTTGGAAGATAAAAAAGCAGAGTTGGCATCATTAAAGCAACAAATCGTGGATTATTTTACTTCAATAGGGAGTACACCGGACAGTATTGCCGATGTAGATAGAGCTACTTCAAATATCGCAACCGTAACAAATGAAATAGCAGAACTCAATAAAAAGATACTCTCAAAAAAAGAGCAATTACAAAAACATAACGAGCAGACTTCGGATATAAAAGAAATAGTCCAACAATGTGTGGAAATCATTAATACACGTCTTGAAGCTATAAATAACGACTTGGATATTACTAACGACAATGTAGAAAAGATTAGTTTTAAATACGACTTTCATAATGAAAAGTATAGAGATAGATTAAACCAAGCTTTTAAAAATCATTTTCAGTCATATCACAAAGCCAGTTTATCTTGGGATAATATTTACTGGTGTTTAAGCCAAATAGAACCTAATGAAGACCTTTTAAACCTAACTTATGAACAGTTTATAGAACAACTTAATAAAAAGCAGATTGATAGAAATTCGCTTTATGGCAGAGTGTTTTATGAAATATTTGAGAAGAAATCAAACTTTGCAATTTATAAGCAATTAATAAGGCTGAACCTCTACAACATTTCTGAAAATGTACAAATAATAGGTTTCTATGGTAAATCCCCTTTAACATCTTGTTCTTTCGGTCAAAGATGTACCGCAGTTGTTGTAACTTTGCTTATGACAGGTGTTAAACCATTACTAATTGATGAACCAGAAGCACATTTAGATAATAGATTGATTGCGGAATATTTAGTTGATTTGATTAAAGAAAAGAAAAATGAAAGACAGATAATTTTTGCTACACACAATGCCAATTTTGTAGTAAATGGAGATGCTGAGCTTATCCATATTTTGGAAATACCAAAGGAAAAAGTCTTTACAGAAATCATATCAACTACCATAGAGAACCTTGCTCATAGAAAAAGTTTACTTAAATTGGAGGGAGGAGAAGAAGCTTTTAAGAAGCGAGACAGAAAATTACTCTCAGGATTTGCTTTGTAA
- a CDS encoding conjugal transfer protein TraD — protein METLIVICLIIVIILLLKDKVVIHKNVRREIKPEKKSPDLPDIMGLPKPVERHTLPPDATKRQSGERDGIADNFGTETYGIGFGLENPQIEGEPDEVFGSMSDFENEEDEWDEYGFEDSDNEFATGVTFDELTTVGAWLEQDTLEPAQQQKAVDIVQRLQGTELLSLLENSMDGASRKIAELLDKSLSAGTDFSSPDLRKSDFEDFDIGEFV, from the coding sequence ATGGAAACATTGATTGTAATATGCCTTATCATCGTCATTATCCTTTTGCTGAAAGATAAGGTGGTCATCCATAAGAACGTCCGCAGGGAAATAAAGCCGGAAAAGAAAAGCCCCGACCTGCCGGATATTATGGGGCTTCCCAAGCCTGTGGAACGCCACACCTTGCCACCGGATGCCACAAAGAGACAATCGGGCGAACGTGACGGGATAGCTGATAATTTTGGTACAGAAACCTATGGGATAGGTTTTGGATTGGAAAATCCGCAGATAGAGGGAGAGCCGGATGAAGTTTTCGGGAGTATGTCCGATTTTGAAAATGAGGAAGACGAATGGGATGAGTACGGGTTTGAGGACAGCGACAATGAGTTTGCCACAGGGGTTACCTTTGATGAACTGACGACCGTGGGGGCATGGTTGGAGCAAGATACACTTGAACCTGCCCAGCAACAGAAAGCGGTGGATATAGTTCAGCGATTACAGGGAACGGAATTGTTAAGTCTGCTCGAAAACTCAATGGATGGGGCTTCACGGAAGATTGCAGAGTTGTTGGACAAGAGCCTCTCCGCCGGAACGGATTTCAGTTCTCCCGATTTGCGGAAAAGTGATTTTGAGGATTTCGACATTGGGGAGTTTGTGTAA
- a CDS encoding DUF3408 domain-containing protein, which yields MKKQQQNQPKKVLRIARYKSVFLRPTGVVARCGKSVYICPDFHKKLSRIVCIIGEGEITLTDYLHSVLKHHFEDFGEEINTIHARNQKPIL from the coding sequence ATGAAAAAGCAACAGCAAAACCAACCTAAAAAGGTACTGCGCATAGCCCGATATAAGTCGGTTTTTTTAAGACCGACCGGAGTTGTCGCAAGGTGCGGAAAGTCAGTGTACATCTGCCCCGACTTCCACAAGAAATTATCCCGCATCGTCTGTATTATCGGAGAGGGAGAAATTACGCTTACCGATTACCTGCACAGTGTATTGAAACACCACTTTGAGGATTTCGGCGAGGAAATAAATACAATCCATGCCCGAAACCAAAAGCCAATATTATAG
- a CDS encoding DUF3408 domain-containing protein, producing MENENKKKPNAPIDEAYLMSIMAGETKKPQQAVAPQEPSAEPTNETSTEKPVAKERTRQKRASDTGYGERFLNSHTMTRRGDKSIYIRQEYHERLSRIVQVIGEDKIPLYAYLDNILEHHFEQFEKAITDDFNNKFKPIF from the coding sequence ATGGAAAATGAAAATAAGAAAAAGCCGAATGCTCCGATTGACGAGGCGTATCTCATGTCCATCATGGCAGGCGAAACAAAGAAGCCCCAACAGGCAGTAGCACCGCAAGAGCCAAGCGCAGAGCCGACAAATGAAACGTCAACGGAAAAGCCCGTAGCCAAAGAGCGCACCCGACAAAAGAGGGCTTCTGATACGGGCTATGGCGAGCGTTTCCTCAACAGCCATACCATGACACGCCGTGGTGATAAGAGCATCTACATCCGGCAGGAATACCACGAACGGCTTTCCCGTATCGTGCAGGTTATCGGCGAGGATAAAATACCTCTGTACGCTTATTTGGACAATATTCTCGAACATCATTTTGAACAGTTCGAGAAAGCCATTACCGATGATTTCAACAATAAGTTTAAACCCATTTTTTAA
- a CDS encoding ParA family protein → MEATNRTKFIAFSSQKGGVGKSTFTTVTASILHYQMGYNVAVFDCDYPQHSICQMRERDLKAVMQNEVLKKLAHRQFSTINKKAYPVLQSKADNALTDAEAFIQSSTVPVDVVFFDLTGTVNTSGLLNTLAGMHHIFSPITADRVVMESTLSFTDVLTNVLMKQGQTSIETIRLFWNMVDGREKSQLYEIYGNVINEVGLQAMETRIADSKRFRKESETTAKTVFRSTLLPPDKRLMKASGLDLFISEFLRTVKL, encoded by the coding sequence ATGGAAGCAACAAACAGGACAAAATTTATTGCTTTTTCAAGCCAAAAAGGGGGCGTTGGGAAAAGCACGTTTACAACGGTTACGGCAAGCATACTCCATTACCAAATGGGTTATAATGTAGCCGTCTTTGACTGTGATTATCCACAGCACAGCATCTGTCAGATGAGGGAACGGGATTTGAAAGCGGTCATGCAGAACGAGGTGCTGAAAAAACTGGCACACCGCCAATTTTCCACCATCAACAAGAAAGCCTATCCGGTACTGCAAAGCAAGGCTGACAATGCCCTAACGGATGCGGAAGCATTCATACAGTCCTCGACCGTTCCCGTGGATGTGGTTTTCTTTGATTTGACCGGAACGGTGAACACTTCGGGCTTGCTGAACACACTGGCAGGAATGCACCACATCTTTTCGCCCATCACGGCAGACCGTGTAGTCATGGAAAGCACATTGAGCTTTACCGATGTGCTGACCAATGTCCTTATGAAACAAGGTCAGACCTCCATCGAAACCATACGGCTGTTTTGGAACATGGTCGATGGCAGGGAAAAATCGCAACTGTACGAAATCTACGGCAACGTCATTAACGAGGTCGGACTGCAAGCAATGGAAACACGCATTGCCGATAGCAAACGCTTCCGCAAGGAAAGCGAGACAACGGCAAAAACTGTCTTCCGCTCCACGCTATTGCCCCCCGACAAAAGATTGATGAAAGCCTCCGGCTTGGACTTGTTCATCAGTGAATTTCTAAGAACCGTCAAACTGTAA
- the mobA gene encoding conjugal transfer protein MobA yields MNGKEKKEQNKGGRKPKANRSIHRYVFRLTDEENAKFLTFFEQSGMKVMAHFITACIFQKPVKTVKIDMDAVDFHTRLTNFYSQFRAVGVNYNQIVKILYRNFSEKKASAYLFKLEKQTAEMADLCRKVIELTQEFEKEHLQKHK; encoded by the coding sequence ATGAATGGAAAAGAGAAAAAGGAACAGAACAAAGGTGGGCGCAAGCCTAAAGCAAACCGAAGCATCCACCGTTATGTATTTCGTCTTACGGACGAAGAAAATGCCAAATTCCTTACATTTTTCGAGCAATCGGGAATGAAAGTAATGGCACATTTTATTACAGCCTGCATCTTTCAGAAGCCAGTCAAGACCGTAAAAATTGATATGGATGCAGTCGATTTTCATACGAGGCTAACCAATTTTTACAGTCAGTTCAGAGCGGTTGGCGTGAATTACAACCAAATCGTGAAGATACTTTACCGCAATTTCTCGGAGAAAAAGGCATCGGCTTACCTCTTTAAACTGGAAAAGCAGACGGCAGAAATGGCGGACTTGTGCCGGAAAGTGATTGAGCTAACACAGGAATTTGAAAAAGAACACCTGCAAAAACACAAGTAA
- the mobB gene encoding conjugal transfer protein MobB, with the protein MIAKIGKGENLYGAISYNQKKIDSENGQVLLLNRIPETLDNTYSTAYLHQCFEPYLSANIKTEKPVRHISLNPDPADRVSDGQFVKMAQEYMERMGYGNQPYIVFKHTDIERTHIHIVTVCVGLDGKKLPDSYDHPRSMAICRDLEQTYNLIPATEKQRTGNEQVFRPVDYRAGDAKNQIASVVRHLPKYYGYASLGAYNALLSLFNITAEEVKGELHGQPKNGLVYFALNEQGEKASNPFKASLFGKQAGLDELQNQFAKAKEKMKADPTRAELKSTIEVAMHTATNEADFKKQLLEQGINAVVRRNDEGRIYGMTFIDHESRTVWNGSALGKNLSANVFNDWWNEQAVGQRQEAEKATAQNQSPTAGNSTAVEREEAHALFNFLNKEQQTDDLLIDGLGGLLPEAQGEDYEEQEFANRMRKKKKHRKRGRQQ; encoded by the coding sequence ATGATAGCAAAGATTGGCAAGGGTGAGAATTTGTACGGTGCTATTTCCTATAACCAAAAGAAGATTGATAGTGAAAACGGGCAGGTTTTGTTGTTGAACAGAATACCCGAAACGTTGGATAATACCTATTCGACCGCTTACCTGCACCAGTGTTTTGAGCCGTATCTGTCCGCAAATATCAAAACGGAAAAGCCAGTGCGCCACATATCGCTGAACCCTGATCCTGCGGATAGGGTCAGCGATGGGCAGTTCGTAAAAATGGCGCAGGAATATATGGAGCGCATGGGGTATGGCAACCAACCTTATATCGTTTTTAAGCATACCGATATTGAGCGCACCCATATCCACATCGTAACGGTCTGTGTGGGTTTGGACGGAAAGAAGCTACCGGACAGTTACGACCATCCACGTTCGATGGCAATCTGTCGGGATTTGGAACAAACGTACAATCTTATACCTGCAACGGAAAAACAGCGCACCGGAAACGAGCAGGTATTCCGTCCGGTGGATTACAGAGCCGGAGACGCTAAGAACCAAATCGCATCGGTAGTGCGACACCTGCCGAAGTATTACGGGTACGCAAGCCTCGGCGCATACAATGCCTTGCTTTCACTTTTCAATATCACCGCCGAGGAAGTCAAAGGGGAATTGCACGGACAGCCTAAAAACGGGCTTGTCTATTTTGCATTGAACGAACAGGGAGAAAAAGCGAGCAATCCTTTTAAAGCATCCCTTTTCGGTAAGCAGGCAGGACTGGACGAACTGCAAAACCAATTCGCAAAGGCTAAGGAGAAAATGAAAGCCGACCCCACAAGAGCCGAACTCAAAAGCACCATTGAAGTAGCGATGCACACCGCCACTAATGAAGCCGATTTTAAAAAGCAACTGTTGGAGCAGGGCATCAATGCCGTGGTACGGCGCAACGATGAGGGGCGTATCTACGGTATGACTTTTATCGACCACGAAAGCCGTACCGTTTGGAACGGTTCAGCTTTGGGCAAAAACCTATCGGCGAATGTTTTTAATGATTGGTGGAATGAGCAAGCGGTCGGGCAACGCCAAGAAGCTGAAAAAGCAACCGCACAAAACCAGTCGCCAACCGCAGGTAACAGCACCGCCGTAGAGAGAGAAGAAGCCCACGCACTTTTTAACTTCCTTAATAAAGAACAGCAGACCGATGATTTATTGATAGACGGATTGGGTGGGCTACTGCCGGAGGCACAGGGCGAAGACTACGAGGAACAGGAATTTGCCAACCGCATGAGGAAAAAGAAGAAACACCGAAAACGGGGAAGACAACAATAG
- the mobC gene encoding conjugal transfer protein MobC: MQGEDDLRGLAKIMAFMRAVSILLVLMHFYWFCYGFFAERGWTLEIIGKILTNFNRTAGLFAHTLYTKIFALLLLALSCLGTKGVKNEKITWAKIYTALVIGFVLFFLNTPLLKLSAGIATSLYILTTSLGYIALLMAGVWMSRLLRNNLMDDVFNNENESFQQETRLIENEYSVNLPTRFYYKGKWNNGWVNIVNPFRASIVLGTPGSGKSYAIVNNYIKQHIEKGFAMYIYDFKFDDLSTIAYNHLLKHSDKYKVKPKFYVINFDDPRRSHRCNPLSPAFMTDISDAYEASYTTMLNLNRSWILKQGDFFVESPIILLASIIWFLKIYEDGKYCTFPHAIELLNKKYADVFTILTSYPELENYLSAFMDAWQGGAQDQLQGQIASAKIPLSRMISPQLYWVMTGDDFSLDINNPQDPKILCVGNNPDRQNIYSSALGLYNSRIVKLINKKDKLKSSVIIDELPTIYFRGLDNLIATARSNKVAVCLGFQDYSQLIRDYGDKESKVIQNTVGNIFSGQVVGETAKNLSERFGKVLQKRQSMTINRNDKSTSISTQLDSLIPASKISTLTQGMFVGAVSDNFDERIEQKIFHAKIGVDNEKVSAETKAYKRIPQILSFTDEYGNDNMKQVIEANYRQVKADIVHIVESEMERIKNDPDLQHLVQED; the protein is encoded by the coding sequence ATGCAGGGAGAAGACGATTTGAGAGGATTAGCCAAAATCATGGCTTTTATGCGTGCCGTAAGTATTCTTTTGGTACTGATGCACTTTTATTGGTTCTGTTACGGGTTCTTTGCCGAACGTGGGTGGACACTGGAAATTATCGGTAAGATACTGACCAATTTCAACCGTACCGCAGGGCTGTTTGCCCACACGCTTTACACTAAGATTTTTGCATTGCTATTGTTGGCGTTAAGCTGTCTTGGTACTAAAGGCGTAAAGAATGAAAAGATAACATGGGCTAAGATTTACACCGCCTTAGTTATCGGCTTTGTGCTGTTCTTTCTGAACACGCCATTGTTAAAGCTGTCAGCAGGGATTGCCACATCGCTTTACATCCTTACAACAAGTTTGGGTTATATAGCCTTGCTCATGGCAGGGGTATGGATGAGCCGACTACTCCGCAACAACCTGATGGACGATGTTTTCAATAATGAAAACGAGAGTTTCCAACAGGAAACCCGTCTGATAGAAAATGAATATTCGGTCAATCTTCCCACAAGGTTTTATTACAAAGGCAAGTGGAACAATGGATGGGTTAATATCGTCAATCCTTTTCGAGCTTCGATTGTACTTGGTACTCCCGGCTCCGGAAAATCCTACGCCATCGTAAACAACTACATCAAACAACATATCGAAAAGGGCTTTGCGATGTATATCTACGATTTCAAGTTTGACGACCTGTCCACGATTGCCTACAACCATTTGCTGAAACACTCCGATAAGTATAAAGTAAAGCCCAAGTTTTATGTTATCAATTTTGACGACCCACGCCGAAGCCACCGATGCAATCCGCTAAGTCCTGCCTTTATGACGGATATATCCGATGCTTACGAAGCCTCTTATACCACCATGCTTAACCTCAACAGGTCGTGGATTTTGAAGCAAGGGGATTTTTTCGTGGAAAGCCCAATTATATTGCTTGCCTCAATTATTTGGTTTCTGAAAATCTATGAAGACGGAAAGTATTGCACGTTCCCACACGCTATTGAATTGCTGAATAAAAAATATGCAGACGTGTTTACGATACTGACCTCATATCCCGAACTCGAAAACTATCTTTCAGCTTTCATGGATGCGTGGCAGGGCGGAGCGCAAGACCAGTTGCAGGGGCAGATAGCATCGGCAAAAATTCCATTGTCACGGATGATTTCGCCACAGCTTTATTGGGTGATGACGGGGGATGATTTTTCGCTGGACATCAACAACCCCCAAGACCCAAAAATCTTGTGCGTGGGCAATAATCCCGACCGTCAAAATATCTATTCGTCCGCTTTGGGATTGTACAATTCGAGGATTGTAAAACTCATCAATAAGAAAGATAAGTTAAAGAGTTCCGTTATCATAGACGAGTTGCCCACGATATATTTTCGGGGTTTGGATAACCTTATCGCAACAGCTCGTAGCAATAAGGTAGCGGTGTGCTTGGGCTTTCAAGACTATTCACAGTTAATAAGAGATTACGGAGATAAGGAGAGCAAGGTCATTCAAAATACGGTAGGCAATATTTTCTCCGGTCAGGTAGTGGGCGAAACAGCCAAGAACCTAAGCGAGCGTTTCGGCAAGGTCTTGCAGAAAAGGCAGAGTATGACCATCAACCGTAATGACAAATCCACTTCTATATCCACCCAATTGGACAGCCTTATTCCGGCTTCCAAAATATCTACCTTGACACAGGGAATGTTTGTCGGAGCAGTATCGGACAACTTTGATGAGCGCATCGAACAGAAAATATTTCATGCTAAAATTGGCGTGGATAACGAAAAGGTTTCTGCCGAAACCAAAGCCTATAAAAGGATACCGCAGATATTATCCTTTACCGATGAATACGGCAATGACAATATGAAGCAGGTCATTGAAGCCAATTATAGACAGGTCAAAGCGGACATTGTGCATATTGTGGAAAGCGAAATGGAGCGTATCAAAAATGACCCCGATTTACAGCATTTGGTGCAAGAGGATTAG
- a CDS encoding helix-turn-helix domain-containing GNAT family N-acetyltransferase gives MNVFERTGKMALGSRLRSLTAKFTDDGAGIYGLYDMEFVPKWFPVFFVLSEDGEKTITEIALEIGHSQPSVTKIIKEMAMTGLVKNNLKSKDKRKNVVGLTEKGIALTEKLKELYLDVDSAVENAINQATFNLWEAVAEWEFLLEQKSLLKRVQEQKKLRESKNVQIVDYTPKYKTAFKSLNAEWISKYFEMEEADYKVLDNPEKHILGEGGKILVALYNNEPHGVCALLKMDDPQYDFEMAKMAVSPNAQGKNIGMLLGKAIIEKAKEMGASKIYLESNTILKPAINLYYKLGFQKISGHPSPYKRVNIQMELDLTQYR, from the coding sequence ATGAATGTATTTGAAAGAACAGGAAAAATGGCATTGGGTAGCCGATTACGTTCTCTGACAGCAAAGTTCACCGATGATGGAGCAGGTATTTACGGGCTATACGATATGGAGTTCGTGCCTAAATGGTTTCCTGTGTTTTTTGTTCTTTCAGAAGATGGCGAAAAAACAATTACCGAAATAGCTTTAGAAATCGGACACTCTCAACCCTCTGTTACCAAAATCATTAAGGAAATGGCTATGACAGGCTTGGTTAAAAATAATCTTAAATCAAAAGACAAACGGAAAAACGTTGTAGGATTAACCGAGAAAGGTATTGCCCTTACCGAAAAACTGAAAGAACTTTATCTTGACGTTGACAGTGCAGTAGAGAACGCCATTAACCAAGCAACTTTTAACCTTTGGGAAGCTGTTGCGGAGTGGGAGTTTTTATTGGAACAAAAGTCTTTACTGAAGAGAGTACAGGAACAGAAGAAACTTCGTGAAAGTAAAAATGTGCAAATTGTTGATTATACGCCGAAATACAAAACAGCCTTCAAATCGCTTAATGCAGAATGGATTTCCAAATACTTTGAAATGGAGGAAGCTGATTACAAGGTTTTGGACAATCCCGAAAAACACATTTTGGGCGAGGGAGGAAAAATATTGGTTGCCTTATATAATAATGAGCCACACGGGGTATGTGCATTGTTGAAAATGGATGACCCGCAATATGATTTTGAGATGGCTAAGATGGCTGTTTCTCCAAATGCGCAGGGGAAAAATATAGGTATGTTATTAGGAAAAGCAATTATTGAAAAAGCAAAGGAAATGGGGGCATCAAAAATATATCTCGAAAGTAACACAATTTTGAAGCCCGCTATTAATTTGTATTACAAGTTGGGGTTTCAAAAAATATCGGGACACCCATCACCTTATAAACGTGTGAACATACAAATGGAATTGGACTTAACCCAATATAGATAA